A genomic window from Sulfurimonas sp. hsl 1-7 includes:
- the glgP gene encoding alpha-glucan family phosphorylase produces MKLHSYDINKNYKTSVAYFSMEFAVDQALKIYSGGLGFLAGSHMRSAYDLKQNIVGIGILWSFGYYDQGRNEDRTLKPNYLRKFYYFLEELEHKVTVRIENTDVVVKAFLLHPEVFGTAPILLLSTDTDENDYLSRTITHKLYDSNERTRIAQEIVLGIGGLKILEAMNRKVDVYHMNEGHSLPLVYELHTRLKDVQKVKEHVVFTTHTPEAAGNETHRFDFLHEMGFFSSLTKDEVHSLCNCHKEKLNLTVEALRNAKRANAVSKIHKKVAQNMWKEVVDSCEIISITNAQNKKYWTDKTLIRALDEHEDYELQARKKHLKKILFDEVADQSGKMFDPDVFTIVWARRFAEYKRPGLLKYDFARFEKLLKNTQMPIQVIWAGKPYPTDSGAVSLFNDLIYMSHKYKNIAVLIGYELSLSRLLKQGSDLWLNTPRITREASGTSGMSASMNGSVHFSIDDGWHPEFARDRRNAFTIPAVEHSLSHDEQDKIDNKNMMDILEQKILPTYYENPKKWTKIMKNAMTEIDLEFDSTRMAKEYYALLYEYKIQEGEL; encoded by the coding sequence ATGAAACTGCATTCCTACGATATAAACAAGAACTATAAAACAAGTGTTGCTTACTTCTCAATGGAGTTCGCTGTTGACCAAGCTTTAAAAATCTACTCGGGAGGTCTCGGCTTTTTAGCCGGATCTCATATGCGTAGTGCTTATGATTTAAAACAAAATATCGTAGGAATAGGAATATTATGGAGTTTTGGCTACTACGATCAGGGGAGAAATGAAGACAGAACATTAAAGCCCAATTATTTAAGAAAATTTTATTATTTCTTAGAAGAGCTTGAACACAAAGTGACCGTACGGATAGAGAACACTGACGTTGTTGTAAAAGCTTTTTTACTCCATCCAGAGGTTTTTGGAACCGCACCTATCCTTTTACTCTCCACAGATACAGATGAAAACGATTATCTCTCAAGAACTATTACCCATAAACTTTACGACTCAAATGAAAGAACACGAATAGCACAAGAGATTGTGTTAGGGATTGGAGGATTAAAGATCCTTGAAGCGATGAATAGAAAGGTGGATGTCTATCATATGAATGAAGGGCATTCGCTTCCGCTTGTTTATGAACTGCATACACGTTTAAAAGATGTGCAAAAAGTGAAAGAACATGTAGTCTTTACAACTCATACTCCCGAAGCTGCAGGAAATGAGACCCACAGATTTGATTTTTTACATGAGATGGGTTTTTTTAGTTCACTGACAAAAGATGAAGTGCACTCTTTGTGTAATTGCCACAAAGAAAAGCTCAATCTTACCGTAGAAGCATTACGAAATGCCAAACGTGCCAATGCGGTCTCAAAAATCCATAAAAAAGTTGCACAAAATATGTGGAAAGAGGTTGTTGACAGCTGTGAGATCATCTCCATTACCAATGCACAAAATAAAAAATACTGGACCGACAAGACACTTATCCGTGCCCTTGACGAGCATGAAGATTATGAGCTGCAAGCGAGAAAAAAACACCTCAAAAAAATTCTTTTTGACGAAGTTGCGGATCAATCTGGAAAGATGTTTGATCCTGATGTTTTTACGATCGTATGGGCAAGACGTTTTGCAGAATATAAAAGACCTGGGCTTTTAAAGTACGATTTTGCAAGATTTGAAAAACTACTAAAAAATACTCAAATGCCTATACAGGTTATATGGGCGGGCAAACCCTATCCGACAGATAGCGGAGCCGTGAGTCTTTTTAACGATCTGATCTATATGAGTCACAAATATAAAAATATAGCTGTTTTAATAGGGTATGAGCTCAGTCTTTCAAGACTCCTTAAACAAGGAAGCGACCTTTGGTTAAATACTCCTCGCATTACAAGAGAAGCCAGTGGTACAAGCGGGATGAGTGCAAGTATGAACGGCTCAGTCCATTTTTCGATCGATGACGGATGGCATCCGGAATTTGCAAGAGATCGACGAAACGCTTTTACCATTCCGGCAGTTGAACACTCTTTAAGTCACGATGAACAAGATAAGATAGATAACAAAAATATGATGGATATCTTAGAGCAGAAGATTCTCCCTACATACTATGAAAATCCGAAAAAATGGACAAAAATTATGAAAAATGCGATGACTGAAATCGATTTGGAATTTGATTCTACTAGAATGGCAAAAGAGTATTATGCATTGCTCTATGAATATAAAATACAAGAGGGGGAGTTATAG
- a CDS encoding sugar phosphate nucleotidyltransferase: MKAVVMAGGFGTRIQPLTNSKPKPMLPIMNKPMMEHTMMMLKEIGITEFIVLLYFKPEIIRDYFKDGSDFGIKITYVLPDDDYGTAGAVKLAQEYIGDENFIVISGDLVTDFDFKNLFAFHKEKNSKLSIGLTSVDNPLQFGVVIVNEEGIIEKFLEKPSWGEVFSDTINTGIYVIEPEILEYIPKNENFDFGKDLFPLLMQQKVDLMGCNLSGYWRDVGNPESYREVYEDIFAQRVNFSLYGHKQVFPDGVLYSEKPYKLDNSIEITGTVLLGKKVTINNGVKLYNSVIGDNVVIDAESKIRNSVIWENVFIGKKTKLDNAVICNNNTIGKNVSVKAGLILAEGCEIGELSSFERDITVWPDKKIEAASIVSHNIVLGSRYKNSIFENGSVIGTSNVELSCEMATKLAEAFASQLPVGSTVVVGRDDDKNSRMIKRAFLGGLLSAGVHVHDLKSIPQPLLRFTLANSSKYVAGAQFKRCINDPRNSEITLFDEHAVRINTSAAKVIEKAFFTEKFRRVEHASIGEIFESHYCEECIDYKNSIEECLDQLGIRQSNLRIAVDLMHGNSANVFPTILNEIGIENIVLNSYYDEQKLSNYVAMKKRSTENMSKIVQSLGYEMGVLIAPNAQTITLVTDLGEVLNKIKSLHCVLYLLSVTTKVNEKKKVFLPTWAPDVLEFDNLIIERGKYTDFTVEQLKRYDFIATVDGNYTFSEFSYTRDALYATLKILELLNSSGLKLSEVAKEIDYFYYKTTKVECTQSLKAKMMRKFLESAKGKKSSHLDGVKIWENETDWILMIPNQYGEYLNLYIQAKDDVAGENLFKQYKEKMAQWISQ; the protein is encoded by the coding sequence ATGAAAGCTGTTGTGATGGCAGGAGGATTTGGCACAAGGATTCAACCTTTGACAAACTCCAAACCAAAACCAATGTTGCCTATAATGAATAAACCGATGATGGAGCATACGATGATGATGCTCAAAGAGATAGGCATAACAGAATTTATCGTATTGTTATATTTCAAACCTGAGATAATAAGAGATTATTTTAAAGACGGAAGTGATTTTGGGATCAAGATTACCTATGTGCTTCCTGATGATGATTACGGAACGGCAGGAGCCGTTAAGCTTGCCCAAGAGTATATAGGTGATGAAAACTTTATTGTAATCAGCGGTGACCTTGTTACAGATTTTGATTTTAAAAACCTTTTTGCTTTTCATAAGGAGAAAAACTCAAAACTCTCCATAGGCTTAACATCCGTAGACAACCCTTTGCAGTTTGGGGTAGTGATCGTCAATGAAGAGGGTATTATTGAGAAGTTTTTGGAAAAACCAAGCTGGGGAGAGGTGTTCTCAGATACCATCAATACCGGGATCTATGTAATTGAACCGGAGATTTTGGAGTATATACCTAAAAATGAGAACTTTGACTTTGGAAAAGATCTTTTTCCGTTATTGATGCAACAAAAGGTTGATCTTATGGGATGCAACCTAAGCGGCTACTGGAGAGATGTAGGAAATCCTGAGAGTTATCGTGAGGTATATGAGGATATCTTTGCACAGCGTGTCAATTTTTCACTTTACGGGCACAAACAGGTATTTCCAGACGGTGTACTATATTCAGAAAAACCGTATAAGCTGGATAACTCTATTGAGATTACGGGAACGGTACTTTTAGGCAAGAAGGTGACTATCAACAACGGTGTAAAACTCTACAATAGCGTAATAGGGGATAATGTCGTGATTGATGCTGAGTCTAAAATCAGAAACAGTGTGATCTGGGAAAATGTTTTTATCGGCAAGAAAACAAAACTTGACAACGCCGTTATCTGTAACAACAACACGATCGGAAAAAATGTTAGTGTAAAAGCGGGACTTATTTTGGCTGAAGGGTGTGAGATTGGAGAGTTAAGCTCTTTTGAACGCGACATTACGGTTTGGCCGGACAAAAAGATCGAGGCGGCCTCTATAGTGAGTCATAATATAGTTTTGGGAAGCAGATATAAAAACTCTATTTTTGAAAACGGAAGCGTGATCGGTACAAGTAACGTGGAGCTCTCTTGTGAGATGGCGACAAAACTTGCCGAAGCATTCGCTTCACAGTTACCTGTGGGTTCAACAGTAGTAGTGGGAAGAGATGATGATAAAAACTCGCGTATGATTAAACGTGCTTTTTTAGGAGGACTGCTTTCAGCCGGTGTGCATGTACACGATCTGAAAAGCATACCGCAGCCGTTGCTGCGTTTTACTTTGGCAAACAGTTCAAAATATGTAGCCGGTGCGCAGTTTAAACGCTGTATTAATGATCCGAGAAACTCTGAAATCACACTTTTTGACGAGCATGCGGTGCGTATTAACACTTCAGCGGCAAAAGTGATAGAAAAAGCATTTTTTACCGAGAAGTTCAGACGGGTTGAACATGCAAGTATCGGGGAGATCTTTGAGAGTCATTATTGTGAAGAGTGTATAGATTATAAGAACAGTATTGAAGAGTGTTTGGATCAGCTGGGTATCAGACAAAGTAATCTGCGAATCGCCGTTGATTTGATGCATGGAAACTCTGCAAATGTTTTTCCTACCATTTTAAATGAGATCGGGATAGAAAATATTGTATTAAACTCTTACTATGATGAGCAAAAACTTTCAAATTATGTAGCGATGAAAAAACGTTCAACGGAGAATATGTCTAAAATTGTACAAAGTTTAGGGTATGAGATGGGTGTCCTTATTGCTCCAAATGCTCAAACAATCACGTTAGTAACTGATCTCGGAGAGGTGTTAAACAAGATCAAATCACTTCACTGTGTTTTATATCTGCTGAGTGTAACTACAAAAGTAAATGAGAAAAAAAAGGTGTTTTTACCAACTTGGGCACCCGATGTTCTGGAGTTTGACAACTTGATTATCGAGCGTGGAAAATACACTGACTTTACGGTAGAGCAGCTTAAGCGTTACGATTTCATCGCTACGGTTGACGGCAACTATACATTTAGCGAGTTTAGTTATACGCGCGATGCTCTCTATGCAACGTTAAAGATTCTTGAACTTCTTAACAGCAGTGGTTTAAAACTCTCAGAAGTGGCAAAAGAGATCGATTATTTTTACTATAAAACGACAAAAGTGGAGTGTACTCAATCTTTAAAAGCGAAGATGATGAGAAAATTTTTAGAGAGTGCAAAAGGGAAAAAGTCTTCCCATTTAGACGGGGTGAAGATCTGGGAGAACGAGACAGACTGGATCTTAATGATTCCAAACCAATACGGAGAGTATTTAAATCTCTATATTCAAGCCAAAGACGATGTTGCCGGAGAGAACCTCTTTAAGCAATATAAAGAAAAAATGGCACAATGGATCTCCCAATAG